A stretch of Sulfurirhabdus autotrophica DNA encodes these proteins:
- a CDS encoding DUF3530 family protein, with product MRYLLMILLVAVANMVFAADYVREKKWADEITPGIVVGDPVYLEQKNHHKFLTLFTEAKDAKVGLIIVHGTGIHPDWGMIGTLRTQLADEGYTTLSVQMPVLAVDAKSEAYKATFKEAAERLQVAVAFLKAKGYGKVAIVSHSMGSKMVQAFLVNNPDSGVSAWAALGISDVDSFAGINMPVLDLYGVNDLPWVLKGVKKRGESLKNKVGSTQLSVQKADHFYTSHEAEMVNLVKTFMDNSL from the coding sequence ATGCGTTACTTATTAATGATTTTGCTTGTGGCTGTAGCGAATATGGTATTTGCAGCAGACTATGTTCGTGAAAAAAAATGGGCTGATGAAATTACCCCTGGCATAGTAGTTGGTGATCCGGTCTACCTGGAGCAGAAGAATCACCACAAATTTCTGACGCTATTTACAGAAGCAAAAGACGCGAAAGTCGGCTTGATTATTGTGCATGGCACCGGCATTCATCCTGACTGGGGAATGATTGGCACTTTACGTACACAGCTTGCTGATGAGGGTTATACAACCTTGTCAGTTCAGATGCCTGTTCTTGCGGTTGATGCGAAATCAGAAGCATATAAAGCGACTTTTAAAGAAGCTGCAGAGCGTCTGCAGGTAGCAGTGGCATTCTTGAAAGCCAAGGGTTACGGGAAAGTAGCGATTGTTTCTCATAGTATGGGTTCGAAGATGGTTCAGGCTTTTCTTGTGAATAATCCGGATTCTGGCGTATCTGCCTGGGCTGCTTTAGGTATCTCGGATGTGGATAGTTTTGCTGGAATCAATATGCCTGTTCTGGATCTCTATGGTGTAAATGATTTGCCGTGGGTGTTGAAGGGTGTTAAAAAACGGGGAGAGTCACTAAAAAATAAAGTGGGGTCTACACAGTTGTCGGTACAAAAAGCTGATCATTTTTACACGAGCCATGAAGCAGAAATGGTCAACCTGGTGAAAACATTTATGGATAATTCACTTTAG
- a CDS encoding bifunctional metallophosphatase/5'-nucleotidase yields MRNIHLKAATALLGVAIAGAVSPVQAGSGSVTLIQTGDIHGHLLPRPNLRSDATGRYLEGGMARMYTQIKALRSEATYADCKSKTCKSYDHSLLINTGDTVQGSGEALFSRGQAMIDVLNMFGYVAHAPGNWDFLYGPARFEETFKGTATTPPLANWNALAANLYYTNQFDDTAVCGATATDPATGIVRPLMRVLPAYSIKQVGNVKVGILGMTTARAIAAVGTSVTKNYMFADGKTEVPCYVNRLRNVEKVDVVVMISELEMARDIQIAETLSPAPDVMLNSDMHERTIAPIVAVNPDGRKTLIVEQGQDGTIVGKMKLNVTNGAITSWEFKQNVITSDIIPNLAVAAKIVSVRKPFVRGTFVPGQTVTVGGNTTQLMRPIDEVIAYTQVGLHRSNFVDEDMPGVVEGSSHDLIADAMANIGQAQSASMRGFRYGTHVAVGGAITMNDIYHYIPIAAKLGRTNKACGADLKFAIEQSIGGTFHPDPANWTGGWMFGYSGVSYDVDACDGFMGATPINPTVLTFADPTRPWSTNRGSNIKVNGVAMDDHELYDNRTTSATFQQCLPSDGSPAHAGYEVTGYWYADDPTTINNCNPCRGRNIQVVKTDGSIVQVSGPGVVAGTPLPNSLDVMDISEAVVKYLQGPKINGLVTANNLPIHRLTVKRLPTINPPGYNFRMIQPLKGASSATCPVI; encoded by the coding sequence ATGCGTAACATTCACTTAAAGGCGGCGACAGCGCTGCTCGGTGTTGCTATAGCCGGGGCTGTATCACCAGTTCAAGCTGGTAGCGGCTCTGTCACACTCATTCAAACCGGTGATATTCATGGCCATTTGCTGCCGCGCCCCAACCTGCGTAGCGATGCCACCGGCAGATACCTTGAAGGCGGTATGGCGCGCATGTATACCCAGATCAAAGCCCTCCGCAGCGAAGCCACCTATGCTGATTGCAAGAGCAAGACCTGCAAATCCTACGACCACTCTTTGCTAATCAATACCGGTGACACCGTTCAAGGTTCCGGTGAGGCGCTGTTTAGTCGTGGGCAAGCCATGATTGACGTGCTGAACATGTTCGGTTATGTGGCCCATGCACCGGGTAACTGGGACTTCCTTTATGGCCCAGCCCGTTTTGAAGAAACCTTCAAAGGTACCGCGACAACTCCGCCGCTGGCTAACTGGAATGCCCTGGCTGCCAACTTGTATTACACCAACCAATTTGATGACACCGCCGTATGCGGTGCGACAGCTACCGATCCAGCTACCGGCATTGTTCGTCCCCTCATGCGCGTATTGCCAGCCTATAGCATCAAACAGGTCGGTAACGTTAAAGTGGGTATTCTGGGCATGACCACAGCACGCGCCATTGCTGCCGTTGGCACCAGCGTGACCAAGAACTACATGTTTGCTGATGGCAAGACTGAAGTACCTTGCTATGTCAACAGACTGCGCAACGTAGAAAAAGTCGATGTGGTTGTGATGATCTCCGAGCTGGAAATGGCCCGCGATATCCAGATAGCCGAGACGCTCTCTCCAGCTCCGGATGTGATGCTCAACTCCGACATGCATGAACGCACCATCGCTCCAATCGTCGCAGTGAACCCTGATGGCCGCAAGACCCTCATCGTAGAACAAGGACAGGACGGTACTATTGTCGGCAAAATGAAACTGAATGTTACCAACGGCGCAATCACCAGCTGGGAATTCAAGCAAAACGTTATTACCAGTGACATTATTCCGAACCTTGCTGTTGCAGCCAAGATCGTTTCCGTACGTAAGCCTTTCGTAAGGGGAACTTTTGTGCCTGGGCAAACGGTAACGGTTGGTGGCAACACCACGCAGCTGATGCGCCCGATCGACGAAGTGATCGCGTATACCCAGGTGGGTCTGCACCGTTCCAACTTCGTGGATGAAGACATGCCCGGTGTGGTTGAGGGTAGTTCACATGACCTGATCGCCGATGCTATGGCTAACATTGGTCAGGCTCAATCTGCATCGATGCGTGGCTTCCGATATGGAACCCATGTGGCGGTTGGCGGTGCCATCACCATGAATGACATCTACCATTACATCCCTATCGCTGCAAAACTGGGTCGAACCAATAAAGCCTGTGGTGCTGACCTGAAGTTTGCAATTGAGCAGTCAATTGGCGGTACCTTCCACCCGGATCCAGCTAACTGGACAGGTGGCTGGATGTTTGGTTACAGTGGTGTGAGCTATGACGTAGATGCATGCGATGGATTTATGGGCGCTACCCCAATAAACCCTACAGTGCTGACCTTTGCCGATCCTACCCGGCCCTGGAGCACCAACCGCGGCAGCAACATCAAAGTTAACGGCGTTGCAATGGATGACCATGAGCTTTACGACAATCGTACCACCAGCGCAACATTCCAGCAGTGCTTGCCTTCTGATGGCAGCCCAGCTCACGCTGGCTACGAAGTTACCGGCTATTGGTATGCGGATGATCCGACCACAATCAACAACTGCAACCCTTGCCGTGGCCGTAATATCCAGGTTGTGAAGACGGATGGCAGCATCGTTCAAGTGTCAGGCCCAGGTGTGGTTGCTGGCACTCCATTGCCCAACAGTCTGGACGTGATGGACATCAGCGAGGCCGTCGTCAAGTATCTGCAAGGACCGAAGATCAACGGTTTGGTTACCGCCAATAACCTGCCGATCCATCGTCTGACGGTAAAGCGCTTACCTACCATCAACCCACCTGGCTACAACTTCAGAATGATCCAGCCGCTCAAAGGTGCATCGTCCGCAACTTGTCCAGTGATATAA
- a CDS encoding FMN-binding protein, protein MKSSNWLMIPAIIIPAAISAPAFAVQYLSVEQAQKTLFPEASHFVPADITFTPEMKQQIEKSSGVRVRNQAQQVWRVETNNKTIGWFVLDEVIGKHEFITYAVALSADGTVKGIDILDYRETHGGEIKNAKWRAQFTGKKNGDALRLDDDIKNISGATLSCKNITNGVKRILATYQVALK, encoded by the coding sequence ATGAAATCATCTAATTGGCTCATGATTCCAGCCATAATAATCCCCGCTGCCATATCTGCGCCGGCATTCGCGGTACAGTATCTCAGTGTAGAGCAGGCTCAAAAAACATTGTTCCCTGAAGCCAGCCATTTTGTGCCCGCGGATATCACTTTTACGCCAGAGATGAAACAGCAGATTGAAAAATCTAGCGGGGTGAGAGTGCGCAATCAGGCGCAACAAGTATGGCGTGTAGAGACAAACAACAAAACAATCGGGTGGTTTGTGCTGGATGAAGTAATCGGTAAGCACGAGTTCATTACTTATGCGGTTGCGTTATCTGCCGATGGAACGGTGAAAGGCATCGATATTCTGGATTATCGTGAAACTCACGGAGGCGAGATTAAAAATGCGAAGTGGCGAGCGCAATTTACCGGCAAGAAAAATGGTGATGCCTTACGCCTGGATGACGATATCAAAAATATCAGTGGTGCCACGCTTTCATGCAAAAACATCACCAACGGTGTAAAGCGTATTCTCGCTACTTACCAGGTGGCGCTTAAATGA
- a CDS encoding DUF3617 domain-containing protein: MKKTLLLLLLGFLSTAANAEPNMQDGMWEITSKMEMPGMPAAAMQPMKHTQCMTKSNAVPTTQPKDKNNDCKMTSTKVEGNTVTWSMQCRGKEGDTDSSGKITYSGNSFSGETKISSNIKGQGKMDITQRMSGKRIGDCK; this comes from the coding sequence ATGAAGAAAACTTTGCTGTTGCTACTACTTGGATTCCTCAGCACCGCCGCCAATGCCGAGCCAAATATGCAAGACGGAATGTGGGAAATCACCAGCAAGATGGAGATGCCTGGTATGCCAGCCGCAGCAATGCAACCAATGAAACATACCCAGTGCATGACCAAAAGCAATGCTGTGCCGACCACACAACCCAAAGACAAAAATAACGACTGCAAAATGACCAGCACCAAAGTGGAAGGCAATACTGTCACCTGGTCCATGCAGTGCCGCGGCAAAGAAGGTGATACAGATAGTTCGGGGAAAATTACTTACAGCGGAAACAGTTTTAGCGGCGAAACCAAAATCAGTTCAAACATCAAAGGCCAAGGGAAAATGGATATCACGCAGCGCATGAGCGGGAAGCGCATTGGTGACTGCAAGTAA
- a CDS encoding efflux RND transporter periplasmic adaptor subunit produces MNKKILFPYIASAIILAGLGAAGGYWLASRPYSDAGIVEKSTQNSPSEKADRKALYWYDPMVPNQHFDNPGKSPFMDMELVAQYADEGGSGASGVRIDPMLTQNTGVKFAMVETGKLEQDVEAVASLGFNERLVAIVQSRTGGIVERVYALAPNDIIAAGAPLVDVRVPEWYGAQAEYIALKKSGDTSIVGAALGRLQQLGMSKAQISRMEKLGKPLEIVTISSPLSGVLLEVNVREGMIVTPGQMLTKINGLSSVWLEAEVPESQSSEIAVGKSVSAKFTAWPEQAIEGRVTALLPELNRETRTIRVRMEFPNPNEKLRPGMYARVSINNATSHNRLLVPSAAIIATGKRNLVIVADENNRYHPAEVEVGREGNGKTEILSGLNEGEKVIASGQFMIDSEASLKGVLARMESQKKTSASPVHEAHGKVEELSADDITISHGPVPSIGWGAMTMSFNITDKKLAKGIKAGDIVNFSFHESDTGMNIDHIEKSGGSQ; encoded by the coding sequence ATGAACAAAAAAATCCTATTTCCCTATATTGCATCGGCAATTATCCTGGCCGGGTTAGGTGCTGCAGGGGGCTACTGGTTAGCGTCTCGCCCGTATTCAGACGCTGGTATAGTAGAAAAATCCACACAAAACTCGCCTTCAGAAAAAGCTGATCGTAAAGCGCTGTATTGGTACGACCCCATGGTACCCAACCAGCACTTTGATAATCCTGGTAAATCTCCCTTTATGGACATGGAACTGGTAGCCCAATATGCTGATGAAGGCGGTTCAGGAGCGAGTGGCGTTCGCATTGACCCGATGCTCACCCAGAATACCGGCGTGAAATTTGCCATGGTGGAAACCGGCAAACTTGAGCAAGATGTGGAAGCCGTAGCCAGTCTTGGATTCAACGAACGTTTGGTTGCCATTGTGCAGTCGCGTACTGGCGGCATCGTGGAGCGGGTTTACGCCCTGGCACCGAACGACATCATTGCAGCTGGCGCCCCTCTGGTGGATGTGCGTGTACCGGAATGGTATGGTGCACAAGCTGAGTATATTGCGCTTAAAAAATCCGGTGATACCAGTATTGTCGGCGCCGCCCTTGGCCGTTTACAGCAGTTGGGCATGAGCAAAGCCCAGATTTCGCGCATGGAAAAACTGGGTAAACCGCTGGAAATAGTCACTATTTCCTCTCCATTAAGTGGTGTATTGCTAGAGGTGAATGTACGAGAAGGCATGATCGTTACACCAGGCCAGATGCTCACAAAAATAAATGGGCTTTCCAGCGTCTGGCTCGAAGCCGAAGTACCAGAATCACAAAGCTCCGAAATCGCTGTCGGCAAGTCCGTTTCGGCAAAATTTACTGCATGGCCGGAGCAAGCGATTGAGGGCCGTGTTACCGCACTCTTACCCGAACTAAACCGTGAAACACGTACTATCCGCGTCCGGATGGAGTTTCCCAATCCAAACGAAAAACTTCGCCCTGGCATGTACGCACGGGTGAGTATCAACAACGCTACCAGCCACAATAGGCTACTGGTGCCTTCGGCTGCGATTATCGCTACCGGCAAACGTAATCTGGTGATCGTGGCTGATGAGAATAATCGCTACCATCCGGCGGAAGTCGAAGTCGGGCGTGAAGGAAATGGGAAAACGGAAATTTTATCAGGTTTGAACGAGGGAGAAAAAGTGATAGCTTCAGGCCAGTTCATGATTGATTCTGAAGCCAGCCTCAAGGGCGTTCTGGCACGCATGGAAAGCCAGAAAAAAACAAGTGCATCACCGGTTCACGAAGCACATGGCAAAGTAGAAGAATTGTCTGCCGATGACATCACCATCTCCCATGGCCCCGTGCCATCGATCGGATGGGGTGCGATGACTATGTCCTTTAATATTACCGACAAGAAACTCGCTAAAGGGATCAAGGCAGGCGACATTGTTAACTTTTCCTTTCATGAAAGTGATACAGGAATGAATATAGACCATATCGAAAAATCGGGAGGCAGCCAATGA
- a CDS encoding FAD:protein FMN transferase, with amino-acid sequence MNAALEQFRTTNAEISMEQVRARPLLGTIVEISAAGYSPESVQVAIARAFEVVEKVHRLMSYQHPDSEVSCLNRWAHEKPVKVSAHTWHVLKTANAISESSDGLFDITIAPTLTRLGFLPKQQGMPKSNEKGNWRHITLLPDNQVHFARKLRIDLSGIAKGYAVDLAIQALKDFGIMSARINAGGDMRLFGEKSQTIHVRMPDAPAQTVPLLNLTCGSVATSAGYFASREHKGEWVTPLVNPLTRKACRVGQSVTVLAEECMIADALTKIVHIDPSRSATTLDRFNARALIMYTDPDNGNYRIFDSSK; translated from the coding sequence ATGAACGCAGCGCTCGAACAATTTCGCACTACCAATGCCGAAATAAGCATGGAACAGGTTCGTGCGCGACCACTTCTGGGCACCATTGTAGAAATTTCCGCTGCGGGGTACTCCCCTGAATCAGTTCAGGTAGCTATTGCACGAGCCTTTGAAGTGGTGGAAAAAGTGCATCGGTTAATGAGCTATCAGCACCCCGACTCTGAAGTTTCCTGTTTGAATCGCTGGGCACATGAAAAGCCGGTGAAAGTATCAGCACATACCTGGCATGTGTTAAAAACCGCAAACGCCATTTCCGAATCGAGTGACGGGCTATTTGACATTACTATCGCGCCAACGCTCACCCGGTTAGGGTTTTTACCAAAACAACAGGGCATGCCAAAAAGTAACGAGAAAGGCAACTGGCGGCATATCACGCTCCTGCCAGACAATCAGGTTCATTTTGCACGCAAATTGCGTATCGATCTTTCCGGTATTGCTAAAGGTTATGCTGTGGACCTCGCCATTCAGGCATTGAAAGATTTCGGTATAATGTCTGCCCGCATCAATGCCGGAGGGGATATGCGACTATTCGGCGAGAAAAGTCAGACCATTCATGTGCGCATGCCTGATGCACCTGCACAGACTGTCCCGCTGTTGAATCTGACCTGCGGTTCAGTCGCTACTTCTGCAGGATATTTCGCTTCGAGGGAACACAAGGGAGAGTGGGTGACCCCGCTGGTGAACCCGCTGACACGTAAAGCCTGTAGGGTTGGACAAAGCGTGACCGTGCTGGCTGAAGAATGCATGATTGCAGATGCATTAACCAAAATTGTACATATAGATCCTTCCCGTTCTGCTACAACGCTTGATCGATTTAATGCCCGTGCGCTAATTATGTATACCGATCCGGACAATGGCAATTATCGTATTTTCGACTCATCAAAATAA
- a CDS encoding DUF6662 family protein: MNNKHLTLIASLLVIASPAQADESLFGVLKGAETLPDGAVELVQHLTRRSDKGQGTYQALDSKTEIEYGITNSLTGAVYVLGQSIKTEGLLINGYIPKDENYGMRPSGVEGSLKYNFLSPAKDDFGLAGYFSTSYSWLDPHSGQKKKKLTFETLLLAQKYFLDGELIWVGNLGLEATLAKRGVIAGLPEDYEWSTKPEMEIGFMGGTGLSYRIAPNWFVGGEIIYETEFETEVGQERWSVFAGPTIHYGSKDWWATLSWMPQIKGGGFEEYVGQTDSNLHLIEKTKQELRLKIGFNF, encoded by the coding sequence ATGAATAACAAACACTTAACCCTTATCGCCAGTCTGCTGGTGATTGCCTCGCCTGCACAGGCAGATGAAAGTTTATTTGGCGTACTCAAAGGTGCTGAAACTTTGCCGGATGGTGCAGTGGAACTGGTTCAGCATCTGACGCGACGATCCGACAAAGGTCAAGGAACCTATCAGGCGCTGGACTCAAAAACAGAAATTGAATACGGTATAACCAACAGCCTGACAGGTGCAGTGTATGTACTGGGACAATCCATCAAAACAGAAGGTTTGCTGATTAATGGATACATCCCTAAAGATGAAAATTATGGCATGCGTCCTTCTGGTGTAGAAGGTTCATTAAAATACAACTTTCTCAGCCCGGCCAAAGATGATTTTGGTTTAGCCGGCTATTTTTCAACTTCTTATTCATGGCTGGATCCGCATTCCGGACAAAAAAAGAAAAAACTCACTTTTGAAACCCTGTTGTTAGCCCAGAAATATTTTCTGGATGGCGAACTCATATGGGTGGGAAATCTTGGGCTGGAAGCAACACTGGCCAAGCGAGGCGTTATAGCAGGATTACCTGAAGACTACGAATGGTCCACCAAGCCCGAAATGGAAATTGGCTTTATGGGCGGAACAGGATTGTCTTACCGCATTGCTCCTAACTGGTTTGTAGGCGGAGAAATCATCTATGAAACTGAATTTGAGACAGAAGTAGGTCAGGAAAGATGGTCTGTTTTTGCTGGACCAACCATTCATTACGGCAGTAAAGATTGGTGGGCAACCCTGAGCTGGATGCCGCAAATCAAAGGCGGTGGATTTGAAGAGTATGTCGGACAGACTGACAGCAACTTGCACCTGATAGAAAAAACAAAACAAGAATTACGATTAAAAATCGGTTTCAATTTTTAA
- the hemP gene encoding hemin uptake protein HemP — translation MNQTIKPSLPHHHAVHQSVAVINETEAARLVTSAALLGRRDVLIIQHQGEHYSLRQTRAGKLILTK, via the coding sequence ATGAATCAGACAATTAAACCCAGCCTGCCCCACCACCATGCCGTTCATCAATCTGTAGCGGTGATTAATGAAACAGAAGCTGCCCGCCTGGTCACCAGCGCTGCATTGCTTGGACGCCGTGATGTGCTGATTATCCAGCATCAAGGTGAACACTACAGTCTGCGCCAGACTCGCGCCGGAAAACTGATCTTAACCAAATAG
- a CDS encoding TolC family protein, with translation MFTAAFVAPGRKIALALFLAAFTTTSYALSYDEALHIADSRASQLQAKENNVAAAKSLRAAAGELPDPKLKIGINNLPISGTNAWGLTQEPMTMQMIGLMQEVPNSDRREGARQLADANITRADTELQIERLAVKRDTASAWLKVYFLQQKQKLLDELDKENLLLSVAVKARFSAGQGKSTDTLLPRQEAATLADRRDDLERDLAKARAALSRWVGTASREPLTGAPPTFAMPEENIRHGLQHHPDLAIFNTMENGARAEVAMAQASKKPDWGVELAYQRRGQTYGDMISLQFSMDLPIFSKTRQDPKIAATQKELERITAERETMLRQHTEELEALIAESTTLSRQIERMDREWLPLRGQKVELTTIGYRAGQEPLISVLDARTSLIDTRMKRIDLEARQAEIDTKLRYLTTEKQQ, from the coding sequence ATGTTTACAGCAGCCTTTGTTGCACCAGGCAGAAAAATCGCGCTTGCGCTGTTTCTTGCCGCCTTTACCACAACCAGCTATGCACTGAGTTATGACGAAGCGTTACACATCGCCGACTCACGCGCTTCGCAACTCCAAGCCAAGGAAAACAATGTAGCAGCTGCAAAGTCCCTGCGCGCTGCAGCAGGTGAATTACCTGACCCAAAATTAAAAATCGGCATCAACAATTTGCCTATTTCAGGCACCAATGCCTGGGGTCTGACTCAAGAACCCATGACCATGCAAATGATCGGCTTGATGCAAGAGGTCCCTAACAGTGACAGACGTGAAGGAGCGCGGCAATTGGCTGATGCAAACATAACCCGTGCAGATACCGAGCTACAGATCGAACGCCTGGCAGTAAAGCGAGACACTGCCAGTGCCTGGCTCAAAGTGTATTTTTTGCAGCAAAAACAGAAGCTGCTTGATGAACTGGACAAGGAAAACCTCCTGCTGTCAGTGGCCGTCAAAGCTCGATTTTCAGCCGGACAGGGGAAGTCGACAGACACCCTGCTCCCTCGCCAGGAAGCTGCCACTCTGGCTGATCGGCGCGACGACCTGGAACGTGATCTGGCAAAAGCACGTGCTGCACTTTCGCGTTGGGTAGGCACTGCATCCCGGGAGCCACTGACTGGGGCACCGCCAACCTTTGCCATGCCGGAAGAAAATATTCGCCACGGATTACAACACCATCCCGACCTCGCCATTTTCAATACGATGGAAAATGGCGCGCGAGCTGAAGTAGCGATGGCACAAGCGTCTAAAAAACCCGACTGGGGTGTCGAGTTAGCTTATCAGCGGCGCGGCCAAACTTATGGCGATATGATTTCGTTGCAGTTTTCGATGGATCTTCCGATTTTTTCCAAAACCAGACAGGACCCAAAAATTGCCGCTACGCAAAAGGAACTGGAGCGCATCACCGCTGAGCGGGAAACCATGCTGCGCCAGCACACAGAAGAGTTAGAGGCCCTGATTGCAGAAAGCACCACACTATCCCGTCAAATTGAACGCATGGATCGTGAATGGCTGCCATTACGAGGTCAAAAAGTTGAGCTAACCACTATTGGATACCGTGCCGGTCAAGAACCATTAATTTCAGTTCTGGATGCACGCACTTCTCTCATTGATACTCGCATGAAACGCATTGATCTGGAAGCCAGGCAAGCAGAGATAGACACCAAACTGCGCTATCTCACCACGGAGAAACAACAATGA